A window of the Arachis duranensis cultivar V14167 chromosome 5, aradu.V14167.gnm2.J7QH, whole genome shotgun sequence genome harbors these coding sequences:
- the LOC107490581 gene encoding protein BASIC PENTACYSTEINE2, with protein MDGDNGLNIRNWGYYEPATSFKSHLGLQLMSSMPEKPLLGGRNAAVLSGTNGAYHHRDIGMPPATYPMDYMRDAWISSQREKYMNMIPTNPSYGSIPETSSTHHMQMIPPPELSAKEERPVEEAPVVEKANTTGKKRQGPKVPKSPKAKKPKRGPRVPKDENAPTVQRARAPKKTTEIVINGIDLDISSIPIPVCSCTGTPQQCYRWGSGGWQSACCTTGMSTYPLPMSTKRRGARIAGRKMSIGAFKKVLEKLAAEGYNFSNPIDLRTYWAKHGTNKFVTIR; from the coding sequence ATGGATGGGGATAATGGTCTTAACATACGTAATTGGGGTTACTATGAACCTGCTACCTCTTTCAAGAGCCATCTGGGGCTCCAGCTAATGTCATCGATGCCGGAAAAGCCTCTTCTCGGAGGACGCAATGCTGCAGTTTTGTCCGGCACTAATGGTGCCTATCACCATAGGGACATTGGGATGCCCCCGGCTACTTACCCTATGGATTACATGAGGGATGCTTGGATTAGTAGTCAGAGAGAGAAGTATATGAATATGATACCTACAAACCCAAGTTATGGTAGTATTCCGGAGACGTCTTCCACGCATCACATGCAAATGATTCCACCGCCTGAGTTGTCCGCAAAGGAAGAAAGGCCCGTGGAAGAAGCGCCTGTTGTTGAGAAAGCGAACACCACTGGAAAGAAGAGACAGGGTCCCAAGGTTCCGAAATCTCCCAAGGCAAAGAAGCCCAAGAGGGGGCCTCGCGTTCCTAAGGATGAGAATGCTCCTACAGTTCAACGAGCTAGGGCTCCAAAGAAAACTACTGAGATTGTGATAAATGGGATTGACTTGGATATTTCGAGTATTCCAATCCCTGTTTGTTCGTGCACTGGGACACCCCAACAGTGTTACCGATGGGGCTCGGGTGGGTGGCAGTCTGCATGTTGCACAACGGGAATGTCTACATATCCTTTGCCTATGAGTACAAAGCGGCGTGGTGCTAGGATAGCTGGAAGGAAAATGAGTATAGGAGCATTTAAGAAAGTTTTAGAGAAACTTGCAGCTGAGGGTTATAACTTTTCTAATCCAATTGATTTGAGGACTTACTGGGCAAAACATGGTACCAATAAGTTTGTCACTATCAGGTAG